TAGTTGCTTAACTGCATTGAATGCCCCTTCAGTAGAAAGGGCACTCCACTGGGCATCAGTATATCTAGAATCAAGGGCATGTTGCATTATTGAGACACAATGTAGCTTTATGTGATGAACAGCCTCGTTAGGCTTCAACTTGCATAGCTGCAACCAACAATCCACTGACCGTTTCCAAGTCCTGAAGGCTGCAGGAGACCTCTCAGCCTCGCACTTTTCTGGAACTGCTAACAAAGGGATCCTTGGTTGGGGGACATTGCTATCCTGGAGTGACAACGCTGTTATCTCAGCCTGAAGATTCTGGATGGCCTGTTGCTGGGTTTGTAACACGTAGTGAACCTGCAGCAGTGAAGCCGGTGATATCCTGACACCGGTTCCTGAGTTTCCTGTCCTTGCAATCTTGCACCCAGGGGATGCAAACGAGGGTTGTCTTGGCGGTGGTACTATGCCGTGTTATAGTTATCGCTGTAGGCCCTATTTCTTCATGCACTGCGCCATGTTGGGTCTAAGGCTAGGTAGGATCAGGAAATGATACTCAGCATTGTTTCATATCTTCATTGCAACTGACTCACAGTGGAAGGAAGTACAGATAGCTCGTGACGTGGACAATGACGTCACTTATTTGGGCGGCGCTTAGGTGCTGCCAGCAGCTTCATCCCAACACATCTTACAAAGGGTCTCATCCTTAGCTGTTAGTCGTGATGGTATCTATAATGATATACAGTGACTCTGTAGGCTGAGTACACACACATAACAAGTTTGGAGTCTGAAATCAGCGGTTTCCTGTAATAGAGTGGCATCTCTGTTCATGTCTGAAATCGATTTGTCAGATGATGCAGGACTGATCCACATCTCTAAAAAGTTGCTTATATCTTATACTTCTGCCgttcttttacttatttattggtGGCCTACTGATACCTAATGAAAGGCGCACACGTATCATAACCAATGGACATTGATAATTATTAATAGACATATCAAAAGTACATATTCGTATAGAatgaaacaaagtttttttttaaaggctgaATATGTTATCATAAAGCACCATAAATAAACGTTCACGAATGGTTGGTATAGAAATCAACAAGTTCAAGGTGTAttgagaaatatgaagaaatgtaaCTACCTTGCAATCAATCTTGTAGTGAATGTCAGTGCGATGTATACAGTTAAGTTAATTATCTGAGTCTAATTCATTTTGAAAGTTTCAATGGATGCCTTGTGCTAGTGAAAAGTGTTCATATTCTTATTACAAAGAAGAGCAAAAGACAAAGATCCTTggtgaaaaataaagatgaaatcatAGTCAGATCTACACGCCAAATTGTCAGTGGAATATTCCTCTCACAAAATGAAGCCAGGGTCAAACCCAAGAGGCTAAAGACCAAGGTAAGATACGAATCATTACCGAATGCaggatgaaatagaaaaaaatctatcATTCCCAATAATTCAATAattgcaaagagagagaaagaaagagagagagtaaaaggcaGGAAAAAGAGGACATTTTACTGGACAAAGCGCTGAACGTACAATGACTACTATGTGCAACTCGGAACAGGGCAGcaacaaaatataaaaccttTCATTTGCAAATGGTGCAGGAAACTCACCTACTCCCGTAGCCAATTTTCTTGTCGTTGTGATACTCAGCCACTTCTTTTCAGATATCTTGTCTGCGATGGCTCCAAACAAAGGACTGGCTATGAGTACACACACGTGAGGTACAGCGGAAAGTATACCGTTCTGAAAGTAATGAGCAAAATCAGGTAAGAGTAATCATAAGTAATTCTTATTACGACAAAGTATAGCATTATAGTTTTCTGGTTTTCTTTAACAAACTTTAGCAGATCAGTAGTAGAATGACTCCCTGGTCAGCAAAATCACAACAACCCAGAAAGGTAACAGAAAACGGTAGTGCAATATCAACATACACTAGCCAAGTCGAAGTGTTGTATATTATTGAGGTAAGTAGGGATCTCAGTCAGGATGATGAAGAATCCTAAGCGATACCCAAATTGAAAGACAACTAGACACAAGAAGGGCGTCGACGTGGCGATATCCTTCCACGGGATTTTCAGAGCCTGAATTagttcaaaaggataaaaaaacaaaagtcaatCAACGCACGATCTTCGCTTCAACAGAAAGGCAATTGGAACACGAGAGCCGTAAAGAGTATTTACATATTACTTTTCCATGGCTCCTATTTATGTTCTCTTTGTTATTACCTACTGCTCTTCCTAGtcattcacctctttctctcaattAATAACAATATTGACGACCAATTTTCTCCGCAAATTTTTCCAGCCTCTTTCACCAGTCTTTGCAAGTTTGCCTTTCCTTTCACTGTCATCACTGTGTACAGACGAACGTCGATCCTGACGTTCCAAGAATATATCCTTAAGTTTGCTACGGATTTACCTTGCAATTCATTCAGTCCTGTCCAAAAGCACGTCGTCAAAAACGCGTGAGTGATTGATAGACCCAGACACTTCACTTCCAATCATACTTTTTTATCACGTGAAATTTAAATGATCAGTTCTTTATTGATACATCCTAactagtgagaaaaaaaaaacggcaatttACGTAGTAATTTTGATCATATCTAACAATGTTTCTACTGTTCCACATGCTTTCATATTGACGTATGTTAATATCTTTTCTATAAAAGGGTGAGTTTTTGTCAGGAAAATTCGATCAAAAAACACATGGAGGGGACATCGACCGCCATTCATTACCTTTGATGACTTAACGGTGGGTGAATGAGACCTTATGTAACTGAGTTCCTTCGAGGATATCCAAGGGTGATCCTCAGGCTGGTCGCGGATGAGGACGAACCAGGCCAAGCTCCAGAGGAGACCGACGATCCCGAACACATAGAAAACGGACGGCCACCCACCCAGGAAATCCGAGCCTGACATCACGCCCCCCAAGGCCATGGAAATGACTGTGCCGAAGCGGTCTCCTGTGGAGGATGGTAGGATACGgaataagtgttttgtttgtttgtttgtttgtttgtttgtttttgagggTAAATGTCATTATCTGGAGACTGAAAATAATGTCCCAGGATACAAAACTAGCATAGAATATAGACTTTAGACTCGTTCCTTATGAGCATACTGTTCTGTCCCTTCCACCCGTTTACAAAATGACACAAGCaaggaaattaataaagaaaaagaggcattcaactacaacaacaaaaataatgaactGTTGGAGGACCACAAGCAATGAATTCGGAAACTTATTTATGCACAGTGCATAACATTGAATAAATTCATTTTGGCATTAGCGAAAATTAATTCACATTAGCAAATCATTAGTAGAGTTTCCTTGATATCAGGGAATATCGCTAAATAGCCCTAATCAATATTCACAGCTTTGGAACTTATTGTTTGCTTTTATATTCCTAGCTCCTGTCCTTCAAAAGGCAGATCAAACTCTTATATGTGGCTAAATCACACACTTCTCCAAGGCCCAAGCCTCtccttttccttgattttcttcTGGCCTGGGCTAGATAAGGTTGTTGGGTTTTCGCGTCATTGCGTCATTAGAAAATTCTCACGAGTTAAATGTCTTACCTACGAAAACTACAGAGCTGAAGATGGCTTTGTCTTTTGGAGGCACCCAAGATACCATCAAAGTGAAAATTGCTGGAAAGAGAGGACCCTGCAGGAACACggttaaaataatatatgtagaaTAGGCAAGAAATAACATAGGTGCCTCGGCATTATTTCAAAAGGTCTCACATAcccacactcaaacacacacacacacacacacacacacacacacacacatatatatatatatatatatatatatatatatatatatatatatatatatatatattacatttattaatcATAGAATATACAggacttacctcactacagccagacacttgAACTCTCAGTACGACTGAGTTCTCCAGAGGCAGTAGCGATCCCTTAAAAAGCTTATTAATCATATGAGATCTCAACTTTTAAATACACATGGGAGATATCAGACTAAGTTTAGCAAAGTTAAGCcttaagtcacttcaagaaaactgaaggaactgcacaacctatgaggtcattcagcgctgaaacggaaattgagagtaaatcaAGTGTTAAAAGAggatggaaagcaagatggacgaaagagaaaatgaaaggggaTACAGTCAAAAGTATAAaatgggttgtagctaggggccgaaagcatTCTGCAAAGAAACCCTAAGTGACACTCAAATCCCGTTCATACTCGTGACatttaactgtatatatatatatatatatgatatatatatatatatatatatatatatatatatatatatatatatatacacacacacacacacacatatatatatatatatataatatatatatattatatatatatatatatattatatatatatataatatatatatatgtatgtatgtgtatatgtgtgtgtgtgccttgtgTGCGAAGTCCTTCCATATCCGAGAACGCAAACACACCACGAAATATATACGTAAAAACAATAATGTTCATGAAAACTATAAACTGCATGACAACGCCCACCTGCAAAATACCGGACAAAGCCCTGAGACCCACGTAGAGCGTGGTGGAGGTCCTGACAGAGATGGGTGACAAGAGGCTAAAGACGGATAGAGATGCGACGCAGACCCCCAACGTAAACCTTCCCCCGAAGTACTCAGCAACGAAACCTCCCAACAGGTTACCCACGATGTACCCGTAGAAGAAACTGCCCAGGATCTTCCCTTGTGTCATT
The DNA window shown above is from Macrobrachium nipponense isolate FS-2020 chromosome 30, ASM1510439v2, whole genome shotgun sequence and carries:
- the LOC135201951 gene encoding putative inorganic phosphate cotransporter — encoded protein: MFPANGGWGLRHVFGLLIFLGIAVNYMNRNNISIAIVAMVMVSNDSDVTERADGCPPPPSTSNETRDYAPMGEFDWDEMTQGKILGSFFYGYIVGNLLGGFVAEYFGGRFTLGVCVASLSVFSLLSPISVRTSTTLYVGLRALSGILQGPLFPAIFTLMVSWVPPKDKAIFSSVVFRILPSSTGDRFGTVISMALGGVMSGSDFLGGWPSVFYVFGIVGLLWSLAWFVLIRDQPEDHPWISSKELSYIRSHSPTVKSSKALKIPWKDIATSTPFLCLVVFQFGYRLGFFIILTEIPTYLNNIQHFDLASNGILSAVPHVCVLIASPLFGAIADKISEKKWLSITTTRKLATGVGLYSSSLCLIAMWFVDCNTTLIVVLLCTAESLNSAQLSGAYLGEQDISPNFAGVLKGIANSVASIAGFIVPLIVGVITSGNVSLALENLFLNYR